A genomic window from Synechococcus sp. WH 8016 includes:
- a CDS encoding CsoS2 family carboxysome shell protein: MARLSSRELALERRKALTTAGKKASVAVSAGANRVRSAGDARKTRTNADPIAAAAPSKAATPVAVERPRNQSLTSASSGAHRSRVKPVSQPSRELVLARREALSRRGKSADTTKDRNRAEVARKTATTAATSAPAAAKKDCGCGGASAGETPTRLSRQAATVDLSTNNSSRRSKAPKRRAIDNPSRSLVLARREAMSKHGKTAGKQPTSAAAVARQANPDLTSRELAQQVRELRAKSGARSKQSAGVTRPTGPNRNGAKQSAAADAHWKVGESETTGGQTVTGTQANRSVKTTGNEASTCRSITGTEYLGAEVFQTFCQSAPTPTTPAKVRVSATSHGNRVTGNEVGRSEKVTGDEPGTCKSVTGTEYISANQSAAYCGGSNPSPRKVGHSLTQQGRPVSGVMVGRSSSVTGDEAGANRSLTGDQYLGSDPLPEGRPAAKVGLSETLSGTGVTGTMVGRSSSVTGNEFGSCHRVTGNQYISSEQVNSFCGAKPDPEAAKVGFSVTNRNQVVSGTRTGRSEKVTGDEPGSCKAVTGTPYAGLEQAGQYCGNSAVQAIRERTPVRPGTPSSPMTGLQPGIGGVMTGGERGACEAVTGTPYIGADQLSAACGAEAPLGTETHGQSPEGSSWTRFSVVSPARAAQQQRETSKGVTGTAYEDSSRITGPFDLAGGKITGTEQFRFDNREFQERHNQLQPQRQFQPTTPEVEVATQEPASRVTGEGSSTKVTGDDWDRGEHVTGTEGVSARRRNPSRSGAMGAMPPFERKRNEQSEWPESRVTGSSGSTSKGSLITVSGGARG; encoded by the coding sequence ATGGCAAGACTTTCTAGTCGCGAACTAGCACTCGAGCGCCGTAAGGCTCTCACCACTGCTGGCAAAAAGGCATCCGTTGCTGTATCAGCAGGTGCGAATCGCGTTCGGTCGGCCGGCGATGCTCGCAAGACGCGCACCAATGCAGATCCAATTGCGGCAGCAGCCCCTTCGAAGGCCGCAACCCCCGTCGCTGTTGAGCGACCAAGAAATCAATCACTGACATCTGCATCATCTGGTGCCCATCGTTCTCGGGTGAAACCTGTGAGCCAACCCAGTCGAGAGCTCGTGCTTGCTCGGAGAGAAGCCCTGTCACGTCGTGGGAAATCAGCAGATACAACCAAAGACAGAAATCGGGCTGAGGTCGCTCGTAAAACAGCGACCACGGCAGCCACATCAGCGCCAGCAGCCGCTAAAAAAGACTGTGGTTGTGGCGGCGCTAGCGCAGGCGAAACACCAACGCGTCTAAGCCGACAAGCGGCAACTGTTGATCTTTCAACCAACAATTCTTCTCGCCGGAGCAAAGCTCCAAAGCGACGTGCCATCGACAACCCAAGCCGTTCCCTGGTGTTGGCTCGTCGTGAAGCGATGTCTAAACACGGAAAAACTGCAGGAAAACAACCCACAAGTGCTGCCGCAGTGGCCCGTCAGGCCAATCCTGATCTCACCAGCCGAGAGCTGGCTCAACAGGTGCGTGAGCTTCGCGCGAAGTCCGGAGCCCGTAGCAAGCAAAGCGCTGGAGTAACGCGTCCAACTGGCCCAAATCGAAACGGAGCCAAGCAATCCGCCGCCGCTGATGCTCACTGGAAGGTGGGTGAGTCTGAGACGACGGGAGGTCAGACTGTGACAGGCACGCAGGCCAATCGCTCCGTCAAGACGACGGGTAATGAAGCCAGCACTTGTCGTTCCATTACTGGTACGGAATATCTCGGTGCGGAGGTCTTTCAGACCTTCTGTCAGAGCGCTCCAACGCCAACCACACCCGCCAAGGTTCGTGTGTCTGCCACCAGCCATGGCAATCGGGTCACAGGAAACGAAGTTGGGCGCTCGGAGAAAGTGACTGGGGATGAGCCTGGCACCTGCAAAAGCGTGACAGGCACGGAATATATTTCTGCGAATCAAAGCGCCGCCTATTGCGGTGGAAGCAACCCCTCTCCGCGCAAGGTTGGCCATAGCCTGACGCAGCAAGGTCGCCCAGTGAGTGGGGTGATGGTGGGACGATCCTCCAGCGTGACTGGCGATGAAGCTGGTGCGAATCGCTCTCTTACTGGTGATCAATATTTAGGGTCTGATCCCCTTCCTGAAGGGCGTCCAGCTGCCAAGGTTGGTCTGTCTGAAACCCTTTCAGGTACGGGTGTGACCGGCACGATGGTGGGCCGTTCTTCCAGTGTCACTGGAAATGAATTCGGATCTTGTCATCGGGTGACTGGTAATCAATACATCAGTTCCGAACAAGTCAATTCATTCTGTGGTGCGAAGCCGGATCCAGAAGCCGCCAAGGTTGGATTCAGCGTCACCAATCGGAATCAAGTTGTGAGCGGCACTCGCACCGGCCGTTCCGAAAAGGTCACGGGTGACGAGCCAGGAAGCTGCAAAGCAGTCACGGGAACTCCCTACGCAGGTCTCGAGCAAGCAGGCCAATACTGCGGTAACTCTGCTGTTCAAGCGATCCGCGAACGGACTCCCGTTCGTCCCGGTACGCCCTCCTCTCCGATGACAGGTCTTCAGCCAGGGATTGGAGGAGTGATGACAGGTGGCGAACGCGGCGCCTGCGAAGCGGTGACAGGAACTCCTTATATCGGTGCTGATCAGTTGTCAGCAGCGTGTGGTGCTGAGGCACCGCTCGGTACAGAGACCCATGGCCAATCACCAGAGGGATCGAGTTGGACGCGATTCAGTGTGGTGTCGCCTGCCCGAGCTGCGCAACAGCAGCGTGAGACCAGCAAAGGTGTCACCGGCACCGCTTATGAAGACAGCAGCCGTATTACAGGCCCTTTTGATTTGGCCGGTGGCAAAATCACCGGCACAGAGCAATTCCGATTTGATAATCGTGAATTTCAAGAGCGTCACAACCAACTTCAGCCCCAACGTCAATTTCAACCCACCACCCCTGAGGTTGAAGTCGCCACGCAAGAACCTGCTTCCCGGGTCACCGGAGAGGGCTCGTCCACCAAAGTGACGGGTGATGACTGGGATCGTGGTGAACATGTGACGGGCACGGAAGGTGTGTCTGCTCGTCGTCGTAATCCAAGCCGTTCTGGCGCGATGGGAGCCATGCCCCCCTTCGAACGAAAGCGCAACGAGCAGTCTGAGTGGCCTGAAAGTCGTGTAACGGGTTCCAGCGGCAGCACTTCAAAGGGTTCACTGATTACCGTCTCTGGCGGAGCACGGGGCTGA
- a CDS encoding ferredoxin:protochlorophyllide reductase (ATP-dependent) subunit B: MQLTLWTYEGPPHVGAMRIAASMEGVHYVLHAPQGDTYADLLFTMIERRDQRPPVTYTTFQARDLGGDTAELVKRHVREAVDRFQPDALLVGESCTAELIQDQPGSLAAGMGLTMPIVNLELPAYSKKENWGAAETFYQLVRTLLKDQAPAELTHDPKAWQNEGRRPRVNLLGPSLLGFRCRDDVLEIQRLLSMHGIDVGVVAPLGATVADVLRLPEADLNVCLYPEIAESSCAWLERSFGIPFTSTVPIGIGATQDFLVEVHTLLGMTPPSPQEGIRQSRLPWYSESVDSTYLTGKRVFIFGDGTHALAAARICKQELGFEVVGLGTYSREMARPVRAAAKAMGLEALISDDYLAVEAAMAAASPELVLGTQMERHSAKRLGLPCAVISTPMHVQDVPARNSPQMGWEGANVIFDSWVHPLMMGLEEHLIGMFRHDFEFVDGHQSHLGHAGGSGAAAETEVAVGTLENELVWTADGEAELKKIPFFVRGKVRRNTETFAKSTGRNQIDSETLYDAKAHFSA, from the coding sequence ATGCAACTCACCCTCTGGACATACGAAGGACCACCTCATGTCGGCGCCATGCGCATTGCGGCCTCCATGGAAGGTGTGCATTACGTGCTGCACGCACCGCAAGGGGATACCTATGCCGATCTCTTGTTCACGATGATCGAGCGTCGAGATCAACGCCCCCCCGTCACCTACACCACGTTTCAAGCCAGAGACCTTGGCGGTGACACCGCGGAACTGGTGAAACGCCACGTGCGCGAAGCCGTTGATCGCTTCCAACCCGATGCCCTCCTCGTTGGCGAAAGCTGCACGGCGGAATTGATTCAGGACCAGCCTGGTTCTTTAGCTGCTGGCATGGGCTTGACCATGCCAATCGTGAATTTAGAGCTGCCGGCTTACAGCAAAAAAGAGAATTGGGGTGCCGCAGAAACGTTCTATCAACTGGTTCGGACTCTGTTGAAAGATCAGGCTCCTGCTGAGCTGACCCATGACCCCAAGGCATGGCAAAACGAAGGACGGCGACCCCGCGTGAATCTGCTGGGACCATCGTTGCTCGGCTTTCGCTGTCGAGACGATGTGCTCGAAATTCAACGGCTGTTAAGCATGCATGGCATCGACGTGGGGGTCGTCGCTCCGTTGGGCGCCACGGTGGCGGATGTGCTTCGACTCCCAGAAGCCGACCTCAATGTGTGCCTCTACCCAGAGATCGCCGAATCAAGCTGCGCTTGGCTCGAGCGCAGCTTTGGAATCCCCTTCACCAGCACCGTCCCGATTGGAATCGGCGCAACCCAAGACTTCCTTGTTGAAGTTCACACGCTGCTGGGGATGACACCACCTTCCCCCCAAGAGGGAATTCGTCAGTCCAGGCTGCCCTGGTACTCAGAATCCGTCGACTCCACCTACCTAACCGGGAAAAGGGTGTTCATCTTTGGAGATGGAACCCATGCCTTGGCAGCAGCACGAATCTGCAAACAGGAGCTTGGCTTTGAAGTGGTTGGCCTAGGCACCTACAGCAGAGAAATGGCTCGACCCGTGCGAGCGGCAGCAAAAGCGATGGGGCTTGAAGCTCTTATCAGTGATGACTACCTCGCCGTCGAGGCCGCCATGGCCGCCGCTTCTCCGGAACTGGTGCTCGGCACCCAAATGGAGCGCCATAGCGCCAAACGACTCGGCCTCCCCTGTGCCGTGATCAGCACGCCGATGCATGTCCAAGATGTGCCGGCCCGAAACAGTCCTCAAATGGGCTGGGAAGGCGCAAACGTGATCTTCGACAGCTGGGTGCACCCGCTGATGATGGGTCTAGAGGAACACCTCATCGGCATGTTCCGACACGATTTTGAGTTCGTGGATGGGCATCAAAGCCACCTTGGCCATGCGGGAGGTTCTGGAGCTGCTGCAGAAACGGAGGTCGCTGTCGGCACCCTCGAAAATGAGCTGGTGTGGACGGCTGATGGGGAAGCAGAGCTGAAAAAGATCCCCTTCTTCGTTCGGGGAAAAGTACGCCGAAACACCGAAACATTTGCCAAATCCACTGGGCGTAACCAAATCGACAGCGAAACGCTGTACGACGCGAAAGCCCACTTCAGCGCCTAA
- a CDS encoding BMC domain-containing protein has protein sequence MANETMGIALGMIETRGLVPAIEAADAMTKAAEVRLIGREFVGGGYVTVLVRGETGAVNAAVRAGADACERVGDGLVAAHIIARPHREVEPALGNGNFLGQKD, from the coding sequence ATGGCTAACGAAACCATGGGTATCGCTCTCGGCATGATCGAGACACGCGGCCTGGTCCCAGCGATCGAAGCAGCTGATGCAATGACCAAGGCTGCTGAAGTGCGCCTGATTGGACGTGAATTCGTCGGCGGTGGCTACGTCACAGTTTTGGTGCGTGGCGAAACTGGTGCCGTCAACGCAGCTGTGCGTGCAGGTGCAGATGCTTGCGAACGTGTCGGCGACGGCCTCGTAGCGGCTCACATCATTGCTCGCCCTCATCGCGAAGTTGAGCCAGCGCTCGGCAACGGCAACTTCCTCGGACAAAAGGACTGA
- a CDS encoding ribulose bisphosphate carboxylase small subunit produces MPFQSTVGDYQTVATLETFGFLPPMTQDEIYDQIAYIIAQGWSPLVEHVHPSNSMATYWSYWKLPFFGEKDLNVVVSELEACHRAYPDHHVRIVGYDAYTQGQGSCFVVFEGR; encoded by the coding sequence ATGCCTTTTCAGAGCACCGTGGGTGACTACCAAACAGTCGCCACCCTGGAGACATTCGGCTTCCTTCCGCCGATGACCCAGGACGAGATCTATGACCAGATCGCTTACATCATTGCCCAAGGTTGGAGCCCGCTCGTTGAGCATGTCCATCCTTCCAATTCCATGGCCACTTACTGGTCTTATTGGAAGCTCCCGTTCTTCGGTGAGAAGGATCTCAACGTTGTTGTGAGTGAACTCGAGGCTTGCCATCGCGCATACCCCGACCATCACGTTCGCATCGTTGGTTACGACGCCTACACCCAGGGCCAAGGCTCCTGCTTCGTGGTTTTCGAAGGTCGCTGA
- a CDS encoding form I ribulose bisphosphate carboxylase large subunit, with the protein MSKKYDAGVKEYRDTYWTPDYVPLDTDLLACFKCTGQEGVPKEEVAAAVAAESSTGTWSTVWSELLTDLDFYKGRCYRIEDVPGDKEAFYAFIAYPLDLFEEGSITNVLTSLVGNVFGFKALRHLRLEDIRFPIAFIKCCAGPPNGIAVERDRMNKYGRPLLGCTIKPKLGLSGKNYGRVVYECLRGGLDFTKDDENINSQPFQRWQNRFEFVAEAIKLAEQETGERKGHYLNVTANTPEEMYERAEFAKELKQPIIMHDFITGGFTANTGLSKWCRANGMLLHIHRAMHAVIDRHPKHGIHFRVLAKCLRLSGGDQLHTGTVVGKLEGDRQTTLGYIDQLRESFVPEDRSRGNFFDQDWGSMPGVFAVASGGIHVWHMPALVAIFGDDSVLQFGGGTHGHPWGSAAGAAANRVALEACVKARNAGREIEKESRDILMEAGKHSPELAIALETWKEIKFEFDTVDKLDVQ; encoded by the coding sequence ATGAGCAAGAAGTACGACGCTGGGGTCAAGGAGTACAGAGACACTTACTGGACTCCCGATTACGTTCCCCTAGACACCGACCTGCTGGCCTGCTTCAAGTGCACCGGCCAAGAAGGTGTCCCCAAAGAAGAAGTGGCAGCTGCTGTTGCTGCTGAATCTTCAACTGGTACATGGTCCACTGTGTGGTCCGAGCTCCTCACCGACCTCGATTTCTACAAAGGACGTTGCTATCGCATCGAAGACGTTCCTGGTGACAAGGAGGCTTTCTATGCCTTCATCGCTTACCCCCTCGACCTGTTCGAAGAGGGTTCGATCACCAACGTTCTGACCTCATTGGTCGGTAACGTCTTCGGCTTCAAAGCTTTGCGCCACCTGCGTCTGGAAGACATTCGCTTCCCGATTGCATTCATCAAGTGCTGTGCAGGCCCACCAAACGGCATTGCCGTTGAGCGTGACCGTATGAACAAGTACGGCCGTCCACTGTTGGGTTGCACCATCAAGCCAAAACTTGGCTTGAGCGGCAAGAACTATGGCCGTGTTGTCTATGAGTGCCTGCGTGGCGGTCTGGACTTCACCAAGGACGACGAGAACATCAACTCCCAGCCGTTCCAGCGTTGGCAGAACCGCTTCGAATTCGTTGCGGAAGCCATCAAGCTGGCTGAGCAGGAGACCGGTGAGCGCAAGGGTCACTACCTCAACGTGACCGCGAACACTCCCGAAGAGATGTATGAGCGCGCTGAGTTCGCTAAGGAACTCAAGCAGCCGATCATCATGCACGACTTCATCACCGGTGGCTTCACCGCCAACACCGGTTTGTCGAAGTGGTGTCGTGCGAACGGCATGCTGCTGCACATTCACCGTGCCATGCACGCTGTGATTGACCGTCATCCCAAGCACGGCATTCACTTCCGCGTTTTAGCGAAGTGCCTGCGTCTCTCCGGTGGTGACCAACTCCACACCGGCACCGTGGTCGGAAAGCTGGAAGGTGATCGTCAGACCACCCTCGGCTATATCGACCAGCTCCGCGAATCCTTCGTTCCTGAAGATCGCAGCCGCGGCAACTTCTTCGATCAGGACTGGGGTTCCATGCCTGGTGTGTTCGCCGTTGCTTCCGGCGGTATCCACGTGTGGCACATGCCCGCACTGGTTGCCATCTTCGGTGACGACTCCGTTCTCCAGTTCGGTGGTGGTACCCACGGTCACCCCTGGGGCTCCGCAGCTGGTGCTGCTGCCAACCGTGTGGCCCTCGAGGCCTGCGTCAAGGCACGCAACGCTGGTCGCGAGATCGAGAAAGAAAGCCGCGACATCCTCATGGAAGCCGGCAAGCACAGCCCCGAGCTGGCCATCGCTCTCGAGACCTGGAAGGAGATCAAGTTTGAGTTCGACACCGTCGACAAGCTCGACGTTCAGTGA
- the bchL gene encoding ferredoxin:protochlorophyllide reductase (ATP-dependent) iron-sulfur ATP-binding protein has translation MTTTLTRPADGDGSVQVHQDPGTKIEEGALVIAVYGKGGIGKSTTSSNLSAAFSKLGKRVLQIGCDPKHDSTFTLTHKMVPTVIDILEEVDFHSEELRPEDFMFTGYNGVKCVESGGPPAGTGCGGYVTGQTVKLLKEHHLLEDTDVVIFDVLGDVVCGGFAAPLQHANYCLIVTANDFDSIFAMNRIVQAIQAKAKNYKVRLGGVVANRSVDTDQIDKFNEKTGLRTMAHFKDVDAIRRSRLKKCTIFEMDENEDGVKAVQEEYIRLASNMLNNVEPLEAVSLKDREIFDLLGFD, from the coding sequence ATGACCACAACTCTCACCCGTCCGGCGGATGGTGACGGCAGTGTTCAGGTCCATCAGGACCCGGGGACAAAGATTGAGGAAGGCGCTCTTGTCATCGCCGTCTATGGCAAAGGTGGCATCGGTAAATCCACCACCTCTTCGAACCTCTCTGCCGCGTTTTCAAAACTGGGCAAACGCGTGCTCCAGATTGGTTGTGACCCCAAGCACGACAGCACCTTCACCCTCACCCACAAAATGGTGCCAACGGTGATTGACATCCTCGAGGAGGTGGACTTTCACAGCGAAGAACTCCGCCCCGAGGACTTCATGTTCACGGGTTACAACGGGGTGAAATGCGTCGAAAGCGGGGGGCCACCCGCAGGCACCGGTTGCGGCGGTTACGTCACCGGCCAAACCGTGAAGCTGCTGAAGGAGCACCACCTTCTCGAAGACACCGATGTCGTGATCTTTGACGTGCTTGGCGACGTGGTTTGTGGTGGCTTCGCTGCACCCCTTCAACATGCGAACTATTGCTTGATCGTGACCGCCAACGATTTTGATTCCATCTTCGCGATGAACCGAATCGTGCAAGCGATCCAAGCCAAGGCGAAAAACTACAAGGTGCGCCTCGGAGGCGTCGTGGCCAATCGCTCCGTTGATACGGACCAGATCGATAAATTCAACGAAAAAACGGGCCTACGCACGATGGCTCATTTCAAGGATGTGGATGCTATTCGACGTTCACGCCTGAAAAAATGCACCATTTTCGAGATGGACGAAAACGAGGATGGCGTGAAAGCTGTTCAAGAGGAGTACATCCGCTTGGCCAGCAATATGCTCAATAATGTTGAACCATTGGAAGCTGTGTCCCTCAAAGACAGGGAGATCTTTGACCTTCTGGGTTTCGACTGA
- a CDS encoding ferredoxin:protochlorophyllide reductase (ATP-dependent) subunit N: MSVNLLKETGPREVFCGLTSIVWLHRRMPDAFFLVVGSRTCAHLIQSAAGVMIFAEPRFGTAILSERDLAGLADAQDELDRVARELLERRPEIRTLFLVGSCPSEVIKLDLARAAERLNDELRGRVQVVNYSGSGIETTFTQGEDGALSALIPLMPSTDQRQLLMVGTLADAVEDRLIHLFGRIGIDSVCSLPPRQSTELPAVGPGTTVLLTQPYLTTTARLLRDRGARVLTAPFPLGAEGSRSWMEAAAKDFQINADQVASVLDPLVARAQSALAPHRDILNGKRIFLLPESQLELPLARFLQRECGMELVEVGTPYLNREQMAEELALLPEGTSVMEGQHVEKQLDRVRATQPDLVVCGMGLANPLEAEGIATKWSIELVFSPIHGIDQAGELAELFSRPLRRRELIRQALNPPSSAPIDSDPVHA, translated from the coding sequence ATGAGCGTGAATCTGCTCAAGGAAACAGGACCACGGGAGGTGTTCTGTGGTCTGACCTCGATCGTCTGGCTGCACCGCAGGATGCCGGATGCCTTTTTCTTGGTAGTGGGCTCACGCACCTGCGCTCATTTGATTCAAAGCGCTGCTGGCGTGATGATTTTTGCTGAGCCTCGGTTTGGAACAGCGATTCTGAGCGAACGCGACCTCGCAGGTCTCGCTGATGCTCAAGATGAACTCGACCGCGTCGCACGTGAGCTGCTGGAACGACGGCCTGAGATTCGCACTCTGTTTTTAGTGGGGTCATGCCCCAGCGAAGTGATCAAGCTGGATCTGGCGCGGGCAGCAGAACGGCTCAACGATGAATTGAGAGGCCGCGTTCAGGTCGTGAATTATTCGGGAAGCGGCATCGAAACCACCTTTACCCAAGGTGAAGACGGTGCTCTTTCGGCCTTAATTCCCCTCATGCCCTCGACAGATCAACGCCAGCTGTTGATGGTCGGAACGCTCGCCGATGCCGTCGAAGATCGCCTCATTCACCTCTTTGGTCGGATTGGCATCGACTCGGTTTGCAGCTTGCCCCCACGCCAATCCACGGAATTGCCCGCCGTTGGGCCAGGGACCACGGTCTTGTTGACACAGCCGTACCTCACAACAACAGCACGCTTGCTGCGCGATCGTGGTGCTCGGGTCTTAACGGCTCCCTTCCCCTTGGGTGCGGAAGGGAGCCGCAGCTGGATGGAAGCCGCAGCAAAAGACTTTCAAATCAACGCTGACCAGGTCGCCTCCGTGCTGGATCCGCTGGTCGCTCGCGCCCAAAGTGCTCTAGCGCCCCATCGAGACATCCTCAACGGCAAACGAATATTTCTTCTGCCGGAGTCTCAACTCGAACTTCCGCTCGCTCGTTTCTTGCAAAGGGAATGCGGGATGGAATTGGTGGAAGTGGGGACGCCCTACTTAAATCGTGAGCAAATGGCTGAGGAGCTTGCGCTTCTCCCTGAAGGCACTTCTGTGATGGAAGGACAGCACGTGGAGAAGCAGCTGGATCGCGTCCGTGCCACGCAACCCGATCTCGTGGTCTGCGGCATGGGGCTTGCCAATCCGCTCGAAGCAGAAGGAATCGCCACCAAGTGGTCGATTGAATTGGTGTTTAGTCCCATCCATGGCATCGATCAGGCCGGTGAGTTGGCCGAGTTGTTCTCCCGCCCGCTGAGACGACGCGAACTCATTCGCCAAGCGCTGAACCCGCCTAGTAGCGCCCCCATCGACTCTGACCCTGTTCACGCCTAA
- a CDS encoding BMC domain-containing protein translates to MNRFASFDARERRVGGSALVTGTEVHTSASGASCVVTTDSESPRLLRQNSHVQSIELRTYVFLDSLQPQLAAYMGTVSQGFLPIPGDACLWMEVSPGMAVHRVTDIALKASNVRLGQMVVERAFGSMALYHRDQSTVIHSGDVVLEAIGSSVDRRTPADVSWTEVIRAITPDHAVLINRLNRRGSMIEAGMSMFILETEPAGYVLIAANEAEKSSNITLVDVKAVGAFGRLTLAGREGDVEEAAAAAMRAIESINRNCSSR, encoded by the coding sequence ATGAATCGCTTCGCCAGCTTCGATGCCCGGGAGCGGCGAGTAGGCGGAAGCGCTCTCGTCACCGGAACTGAGGTTCACACCTCAGCGAGCGGAGCCAGCTGTGTTGTCACGACCGACAGTGAATCCCCACGACTGTTGAGGCAAAACAGTCATGTGCAGTCCATTGAACTGCGCACCTATGTCTTTCTCGATTCTCTCCAACCCCAGCTCGCTGCCTACATGGGCACGGTGAGTCAAGGTTTTTTGCCGATTCCAGGTGACGCTTGTCTATGGATGGAGGTCTCACCTGGGATGGCCGTCCATCGCGTCACCGATATTGCTCTCAAGGCCAGCAATGTTCGTCTTGGACAGATGGTTGTTGAGCGCGCCTTTGGCTCCATGGCTCTTTATCACCGAGACCAGAGCACGGTGATTCATTCCGGTGATGTGGTTTTAGAGGCGATTGGCAGTTCCGTCGATCGACGAACCCCCGCCGATGTCAGTTGGACAGAAGTGATTCGGGCCATCACTCCTGACCATGCCGTTCTCATCAATCGTCTGAACCGCAGAGGATCGATGATCGAGGCGGGGATGAGCATGTTCATTCTCGAGACGGAGCCTGCTGGCTACGTTCTGATCGCTGCCAATGAGGCTGAAAAGTCCTCAAACATCACCTTGGTGGATGTCAAAGCGGTTGGTGCGTTTGGACGCCTCACGCTCGCTGGCAGAGAAGGAGATGTTGAAGAGGCTGCCGCAGCGGCGATGCGCGCGATTGAATCGATCAATCGCAATTGTTCGTCGAGGTGA
- a CDS encoding non-canonical purine NTP pyrophosphatase: MGLSRSPSVLTLTIASGNPRKVAEIEAMLGPLPLKVVLQPPELEVEETGTSYFENALLKASAAAQLTGTWSLADDSGLEVDALDGAPGLYTARLAPTDDEKIAKLLQSMADQPYRSARFCSTMVLCSPDGESIESSEGICWGEILKSVAYPGGGLESLFWIRETRCSYGEMTAAQLSRLGSRGKAAREMAPRLRAQLGIR; the protein is encoded by the coding sequence ATGGGACTCTCTCGATCCCCTTCAGTGCTCACTCTGACGATTGCCAGTGGCAATCCACGCAAAGTTGCTGAAATTGAGGCAATGCTTGGGCCTCTTCCTCTGAAGGTGGTGCTTCAACCACCCGAGCTGGAGGTTGAAGAGACTGGTACGTCCTATTTCGAAAACGCGCTCCTTAAAGCCTCTGCAGCCGCCCAGCTGACGGGGACCTGGTCTCTTGCTGACGACTCAGGGCTTGAGGTAGATGCCCTTGACGGGGCTCCTGGCCTCTACACAGCCCGTCTCGCTCCTACAGACGACGAGAAGATTGCAAAACTGCTGCAATCGATGGCGGACCAGCCCTACCGCAGTGCTCGTTTTTGCAGCACCATGGTTCTGTGCTCTCCAGATGGAGAGTCGATTGAAAGCTCGGAGGGTATTTGCTGGGGTGAAATCCTCAAATCTGTTGCCTATCCAGGTGGCGGATTGGAGTCGCTCTTCTGGATTCGCGAAACGCGATGCAGCTATGGAGAGATGACAGCCGCCCAACTCAGCCGCCTTGGGAGCCGCGGAAAAGCCGCGAGGGAGATGGCACCTCGCTTACGTGCGCAGTTAGGAATTCGCTGA
- a CDS encoding protochlorophyllide reductase, translated as MGTPGTVLITGTTSGVGLNATQALVRQGWTVITANRNPQRAAGAADRLDIPRDRLHHILMDLGDLESVRHGVESLPGGVDALVCNAAVYEPKLKQPKRSPQGYELSMATNHLGHFLLIQLLLDRLKASTHPSKRIVILGTVTANSKELGGKIPIPAPADLGDLSGFEAGFLDPIAMASGQKFKPGKAYKDSKLCNMITTQELHRRIHADTGISCTSLYPGCVADTPLFRNTPKAFQVIFPWFQKKITGGYVSQSLAGERVAMVVANPDFSQSGVHWSWGNRQKKDGKQFSQELSDKATDPDVARRVWELSMKLVGL; from the coding sequence ATGGGAACCCCAGGCACCGTTCTCATTACTGGAACAACCTCTGGTGTGGGCTTGAATGCCACGCAGGCGTTGGTTCGTCAGGGATGGACCGTGATCACGGCCAATCGGAACCCTCAGCGTGCTGCTGGCGCTGCTGATCGGCTGGACATTCCCCGCGATCGCCTGCATCACATCCTGATGGATTTAGGAGATCTCGAGAGTGTCCGCCACGGGGTGGAGAGCCTTCCCGGCGGAGTGGATGCTTTGGTTTGTAATGCGGCGGTTTACGAGCCGAAGTTGAAACAGCCCAAGCGCTCGCCGCAGGGGTATGAACTGTCGATGGCCACCAATCACTTGGGCCATTTCTTGTTGATTCAGCTTCTTCTTGATCGCTTGAAGGCGTCTACCCATCCCTCAAAACGGATTGTCATCCTTGGCACAGTGACCGCTAATTCCAAGGAACTTGGAGGGAAAATCCCCATTCCAGCTCCAGCTGATCTTGGTGACCTCTCAGGTTTCGAAGCTGGCTTCCTCGATCCAATCGCGATGGCGAGTGGCCAAAAATTTAAGCCCGGAAAGGCTTACAAAGACAGCAAGCTGTGCAACATGATCACCACTCAGGAACTTCATCGACGGATCCACGCGGATACCGGAATCAGCTGCACGTCTCTCTATCCAGGTTGTGTGGCTGACACGCCTTTATTTCGCAACACCCCGAAAGCCTTTCAAGTGATTTTCCCTTGGTTTCAAAAAAAGATTACGGGCGGTTATGTCTCTCAGTCTCTAGCTGGTGAGCGGGTTGCGATGGTGGTGGCGAATCCTGACTTCAGCCAGTCAGGTGTGCATTGGAGTTGGGGCAATCGTCAAAAAAAGGATGGCAAGCAATTCAGCCAAGAATTGTCCGACAAGGCGACAGATCCAGATGTCGCCCGTAGGGTTTGGGAGCTTTCAATGAAACTCGTGGGTCTCTGA